TGCTGTCCTTCCATGGAGGGACAAAGAACCTCTCCAAGCTGGGGTGAGAGGCCAGTGCTGGGAATGGTGGTTGTGAGGGGCTAGTCCATGATGAttgccctggggcagctgccctggggtgTCCAGCACACATCGACACAGACCAGACCCTGCTCTGCTGGTCCTTCAGGTCTCTAGTAGGAGGCCAGGCTGTGCAAGGACACTGCTGAGTGCCTCCACCTTGTGCACCCACACTCTTTAGCTGTACACTGGTGTTTTCATCTGAGGGCCATTTTCCTGGGCATGTTCTTGAGAGAATCTTTGCAAGAAGACCTTATCCTCTGGCACTGCCTTAGAAGATCACCTTTTTTATGGAAAGGTTGTTACGGATGTCACAGAGGTGCCCattgcctgtccctgcctgtggtcacAGGACTACCATGCAGCACAACTGTGACCAAGCTGCCACAGCACTCAGGCCTTACACCAATGCAAGGGATCAGAGAGTGCAAAAGTGGAAAGAGAACAACTCTGGAAGATCAAACACTGGTGTTCCCCGGCAGTGCTGGGactcttttcccctccacccATGCACACAGGAACTGTCCCTGCAGGTCCAAAAAGGCCTTGAAGGAACGAtctcaggaaagaaatattcACTATAAggtcctttattttatttaaacacacaGAGAGCACGGCTCCTCATTTCCACagccaagaaagaaaagcagacagtgaATTAGAAAGGGGATGACAACATTACCACCagtaaaaaaacaccaccaccaccaaaaaaaaaaaaaaaaagacagactggGCCTGTAATGAGTTACATTATAACTGCGCTGCAGAAGAGGATGGGCAGTttattgcttcagaaaaacatcCATTTATCAGTTTCCACATGGCATCCTTGAGCTCTTGGTTCttcatgctgtagatgagggggttcactgctgAAGGCACCACTGAGTACAGAACTGTCATCACCAGATCCAGGAATCGGGAGGACATGGAGGGGGGCTTCAGGTAGGCAAACATGCCAGTGCTGATAAACAGGGAGACCATggccaggtgagggaggcacgtggaaaaggctttgtgccgtccctgctcagaggggatcctcatcacagccctgaagatctgcacataggacagcacaatgaaaacaaaacacccaaaagcTAAACAATCACTAACCCCAAGAAGACCAACCTCCCTGATGTAGgagtgtgagcaggagagcttgaggatgtgggggatttcacagaagaactggtccacaGCATTGCCATGGCAGAGaggtagtgaaaatgtattggcagTGTGCAGCACAGCATAGAGAAATccactgccccaggcagctgctgccatgtggacacaagctctgctgcccaggagggtcccatagtgcaggggtttgcagatggcaacgtAACGGTCATAGGCCATGACCGTCAGAAGACAATACTCTGCCACTATCAAGAAGGCAAACAGAAAGAGTTGGACAGCACAGCCTGCGTAGGAGATGGCCCTGATGTCCCACAGGGAATTGGCCATGGATTTGGGAAGAGTGGTGGAGATGGAACCCAGGTcaaggagggagaggttgaggagaaagaagtacatgggggtgtggaggtgGTGGTCGCAGGCTATGGCAATGATGATGAGGCCATTGCCCAAGAGGGCAGCGAGGTAAATacccaggaagagccagaagtgcaagagctgcaggtCCCGTGTGTCCGTaaatggcaggaggaggaagtgggtgatggagctgctgttggacatcTACTGCTGCTGGGCATGGGGACCTGTCCAAAGAGGAAATAACAGTGACAAGTTAGGGGAGACTTTTCTGAGCATAATCAAAGCTGTTTCCCAACacccttctccctgctgcacacacacacgtgcacacacacaccattATTCCTTTTCTAGGAGACCTTTAATCTCCGTGGCTGGATCCCTGGCTGATGCTGGCTTAATGTGCCATGAGGAGCAGGACTTCTGCCCACCAGCTGCCGAGGagtcagccctgctctgcagcagtgggtGCATTGAAATGATGGGGGCAGGGGCCAGTCCTGGTGTTTGACTTTGTCAGATGAAACTGCTCCTAATGCAAAAGGGATTGTCAGCATCTGCACCCGCAGAGCTAAGGAACAGGGATGGCAGAAGGCAGTTTAAGAGTTCTAGGTTTTTTACAGCTCCCCTTCCATCTTCCCTGGTGAG
The nucleotide sequence above comes from Nyctibius grandis isolate bNycGra1 chromosome 34 unlocalized genomic scaffold, bNycGra1.pri SUPER_34_unloc_2, whole genome shotgun sequence. Encoded proteins:
- the LOC137677040 gene encoding olfactory receptor 14A16-like, which translates into the protein MSNSSSITHFLLLPFTDTRDLQLLHFWLFLGIYLAALLGNGLIIIAIACDHHLHTPMYFFLLNLSLLDLGSISTTLPKSMANSLWDIRAISYAGCAVQLFLFAFLIVAEYCLLTVMAYDRYVAICKPLHYGTLLGSRACVHMAAAAWGSGFLYAVLHTANTFSLPLCHGNAVDQFFCEIPHILKLSCSHSYIREVGLLGVSDCLAFGCFVFIVLSYVQIFRAVMRIPSEQGRHKAFSTCLPHLAMVSLFISTGMFAYLKPPSMSSRFLDLVMTVLYSVVPSAVNPLIYSMKNQELKDAMWKLINGCFSEAINCPSSSAAQL